In Syntrophobacterales bacterium, the sequence CGCATGCTACCTTTGGGCGTAGAGGCTGACGGCTTTTGTAAATGGCTGCACGAGCAGGGCTACTCGCGCTCGGTCATGCGCAGCCATATTGCGAAGGTCTCACAGTTTAATTGGTATTTACGCTATCTTGGGATCAAGGATTGCTCGGAGGGCCAGGAGCTTCACGCCGATAGAGTCATTAGTCGGCTTTCATCCAAGCATGGACGTATCTTTTCGGGGCATCCGTCTGCCGCCATCCGATGCTTGATGAAGTACCTATCAATCCGAGGCATTCTGAGGTCCACTGCTCAAACCCCTCCCTACGAGGGTGTTCTCAATGCGTATACGGCGGACTTGAGACACCACCGTGGCTTGGTCGACAGTACGATAAAAATCTACCGCCACTATCTCACCCCGTTCCTCCAATCACTGGATGGAAAAGACATACTCAAGAGCTTGTCAGAGGTGTCGCCTCAACAGGTCCACGCCTTCTTTGCCAAGCATGCCCAAGGCAAAGCGGACACAACACGAGGGCAGATTCACGCGACGCTGAGAAGCTTCTTCGCTTTCTGTGCAAGGCAAGGATATGTCGCGGGACATCTGGCCGAGGCAGTTCCGAAAGTATTCAGATACCGGCTGGCAAATGTCCCGCGCCACATCTGCGAACAAAGTGCTCGAAAGCTCCTCGAGAGTATCGACCGCTCGACGTCCGCAGGCCGGCGCGACTACGCCATTGTTCTGCTGCTCCACACATACGGAGTGCGCGGAGCCCAGATCCGTTCGCTCCGCCTTGAGGATATTCAATGGCGTCAGAGCCGCATCCGATTTCGGTCGTGCAAAGGTGGAAAGGAGATCATCGATCCACTGACTAACGCAGTAGGGGAATCTCTCCTGGACTACCTGCGTTATGGCCGTCCTCAGACTGTCTATCGCGAGGTCTTTCTGACAGACTGCGCTCCCGTTCACCCTATGAAGGCCGACAACCTTTACATCATGATCGCAGCGCGCATGCGCTGCCTTGGGATCACGGGTCCTGTCCTGGGTCCTCATGGCTTCCGCCACGGCTTTGCCACGCGTATGCTCAACGGTGGCCAATCACTGAAGACCATCGCCGACATGCTGGGACACCGCGACATAAACTCCGCCTTCATCTATACCAAGATCGATTTTGAAAAACTCAAACAACTGCCTCTGGACTGGCCGGAGGTGTTATCATGAATGGACCTGTCTTTGCCAGCCTCTTGGCTGATCGTTTCATGGATTTCGTCGCGTTTCGACGTTCCGGTGGAGCCGACTACTGTGGTCGAGCTAAAGTACTCTCCTATTTCGACCGTTTCTTGTGCCAGCAGGGCTTCGGCGGTTCCTGCCCTACCAGAGAGATCATCGATCAATACTTAACATCTTTGACCCGTCTCAATCCCAATACCCGCGCCAACAGGCTGGCCGTCGTGCGCCAGTTTTGCATGTACATGCGCCAGTTTGAGCCGCAGTGTTATGTCCCTGAGCCTGCAGCCCGGACAGGGCCGAAGCTTTATCGAACACCCTACATCTTTACCGACGATGAGATCAAAGCTCTGCTCGCCGCAACGCACCACTTGTCGCCTCCTGAGTCGGTACGGCCCATAACCTTCCACACCTTGTTCGGGCTGCTTTACACCACCGGCCTGCGAGTTGGGGAGGCAATCGCCCTGGACTTGGCCGACGTCGATCTCGCCCAGCAGCGGCTTTGCATACATAAGGGCAAATTCCGTAAATCACGCTGGATACCAATTTCTGCCTCCACCTGTTTGGTACTGCAGCGCTATATTCAAGAGCGGACCCGTATCTTTCCGGCAGCGCCACAGCATCCCCTCTTCGTCAACCTACAGGGTCGACGTTTCTTTCGCCAAATCGTGTACACGGCTTACCGCCAAGCCCTGAACCGTTGCCGGCTGCGCGGAGGCAAAGGGGAACAAGGCCCCTGCATCCACGATCTTCGCCACAGCTATGCTTGCAATCGCCTTGCAGCCGCGTATCGCCGGGGCGAGGACGTTAACGCTCTGCTGCCGGCGTTGGCAACCTATCTCGGCCATGTCTGCATTACGTACACTCAGGTGTACCTGCGAGCAACAGCCGAGCTTCTAGAAATGGCCAATCAACGCTTCCACAACAATTTCGTTCAAAACGTGTTGAAGAAAGGAAAATGATATGAACACCAATAATCTCATCGCACCCTTTGTACAAGCCTTTTTTCTGAACTTCCTGTTGGCCCAGAGAGGTCTAAGCCCCAACACCATTGGCGCTTACAGAGACTGCATCAAACTTTTCCTGAACTTCGCTGCCGTTCTGCTTGCAAAGCCGGTGGACAAGCTGACAATAGAAGATTTCCAGGACAAGCTGGTTGTGGCCTTTCTGGATGATCTGGAAACGTCCCGGAACAACGCAACACGGACCCGCAACGCTCGGCTTGCCGCCCTCCATGCCCTGTTCCGGTACATCGCCGGGCAGCAACCTGAGGCCATGGGACGTTGCCAACAGATCTGTACGGTATCTTTCAAGAGAACTTCGCACAAGACCATTGAATACCTCGAAGACAATGAAATCCGTGCTGTTCTCAACAGTGTCGTTCCATCTTCCCGAAACGCCCTGAGAGACTATGGACTGTTGCTCTTGCTGTACAACACTGGCGCCCGAGCACAAGAGATCGTTGACTTAAGAATTGACAAGGTGCGATTCGAAAAACCATACCAGGTAAGGCTTCTGGGTAAGGGACGTAAGGAACGCGCCTGCCCGCTCTGGCCGGAAACCGTTCAGGCTCTCCAAAACTACATCGAACGGCGTGAGTCTTCCGCGACGGAGTGTCCATCGCTGTTTCTCAACACCAACGGAAAGCCGATCACCCGTTTCGGCCTGCGCTACATAATCCGTCAATATGCCGACAAGGCAGGCGAAACGTGTGCCTCCATCAAAACCAAGAAAATCAGCCCGCATACGGTCCGTCACACGACAGCAATGCACTTACTCCAGGCAGGTAATGATATCAGCGTGATCAAAGACTGGATGGGACACGCCGATTTGAACACAACTCATGGCTACGTGGAGATCGACATGAAAATGAAGCGAAAAGTGCTGGAAGGCTGTCAACCACCGAAGGCGAAAACACCTAAGAAGGGCCAGCCAAAATGGCTAAAACCAGGAATCCTCAAGTGGTTAGATGATCTTTCATAAGGCTTTGGAATTATGTGAAGCGCCACCACAGCCACGGCAGAGGTAGCGGTATCAGGGGATGGCTGCTTCACATAATTAATCGCTTCACATAAGCTGATGATCCGCATCGTCCCCTGACATTTCGTGCAGACAATGGGATCTACCTCGTATATCTTTTGAATCAGTCTGGCCCAGTTTTTACGGAAAGCCTTTTTGTTTCCCTGAGTTTCCATGATGCAGGGGATGGCGTCATCCAGACGCCGGTTCCTGTGACGATATCCACGATACTCATTTCGTTGCGGATATTGATGGATATTGTCGCCCTTTTTGATACGGCACGGAACGAGCCGAGGAATCTTTATGACTTGCGGCATCTTACAGACAACCGCCTTGTCGGCCTGTCCGATTTGCCCCATGCGGTCGCTTCGAAGGTGGAATTCCGGAACAGAACGATGACAGACGCTAAGGAAATATTTCCTTGACAATACATCAAACATGATGTATATGACAGCTGTAATGTGGGGGTGTGCTTGTACAATCTGATCTTCTACACGGCTGAACGGGGAGATTCGCCGCTTGATGATTTTCTTGATGGGATAGACAAGAAGTCACGGGCGAAGGTGGCTGCATATCTATCGCTCTTGGAAGAGCAAGGGCCGAATCTCAAACGGCCCTACGCTGATATCGTCAGGGGTAAAATAAGGGAATTGAGAATACAATACAACTCCAACCAGTTTCGCATCCTCTACTTCTTTCAGATGCTTGATCATATTGTGTTGGTGCATGGATTCTCCAAGAAAACGCAGCAATTGAAAAAGCAGGACATTGACTTGGCTGAAAAACGCATGGAAGACTGGATGCGAAGGTTTCCTACGGGAGGTGAAACATGAAAAAAGGCAAAGTTCGGACATTCCAAAGTAGATTGCGGGAAGACATGGAAGATCCCGAGTTCAAAAAACATTACCAAGAAGAGAGGCAAGCTCTAAAGCTGGCAATGAAAATTGCGGAACTGCGTGATCTGAAGGGTTTATCGCAACAGGAATTGGCAAAGCTTATGGGAACCAGCCAGCAGGCGATTTCCAGGATAGAGAGCGGCGAATATGAGGGCTTCACGCTCAAAACTTTGGAAAAAATCGCTGAAGCAACCGGAATGCGGGTTAAAATTGAGTTCGTTGCGGCATAGTCTGCCATAGGATAGCTTGCTGCCATACATTCCCATATTCAGTCGAATCTCTCGATAAGGGTGCAATTTCTTACCGTAAAGTTCAAGAATGAAAAGTCATATGAGGAACTGTTCACAACAGCGGGAGAGCCATAAACATGAGCGTTTTTGGCTGGATTCTTCATCAGCAGGAAGGGCAGTTCTTCGAGCGGAAGAGCTGCTGTGATCGATCACAGGGGAAAGTTAAACTGCGACCGGTTCGCGATGTGGCGTGGGATGTGGCCGAGACATTGGCGGCAATGGCGAACGCAGATGGCAGTGTGCTGGTACTCGGCATCGAGGATGACAGCGCCGTTTCCGGCGCGGACTATCCGGAAGATCGTCTGAAAATCCTGCACTCGGCCCCCAAAACCCATATCAAACCGGCGGTAAAGGCCCGGATTCGGGAGAACAACCTCGACGGAAAGCAGGTTCTCCTTTT encodes:
- a CDS encoding tyrosine-type recombinase/integrase, whose amino-acid sequence is MNGPVFASLLADRFMDFVAFRRSGGADYCGRAKVLSYFDRFLCQQGFGGSCPTREIIDQYLTSLTRLNPNTRANRLAVVRQFCMYMRQFEPQCYVPEPAARTGPKLYRTPYIFTDDEIKALLAATHHLSPPESVRPITFHTLFGLLYTTGLRVGEAIALDLADVDLAQQRLCIHKGKFRKSRWIPISASTCLVLQRYIQERTRIFPAAPQHPLFVNLQGRRFFRQIVYTAYRQALNRCRLRGGKGEQGPCIHDLRHSYACNRLAAAYRRGEDVNALLPALATYLGHVCITYTQVYLRATAELLEMANQRFHNNFVQNVLKKGK
- a CDS encoding site-specific integrase, with product MNTNNLIAPFVQAFFLNFLLAQRGLSPNTIGAYRDCIKLFLNFAAVLLAKPVDKLTIEDFQDKLVVAFLDDLETSRNNATRTRNARLAALHALFRYIAGQQPEAMGRCQQICTVSFKRTSHKTIEYLEDNEIRAVLNSVVPSSRNALRDYGLLLLLYNTGARAQEIVDLRIDKVRFEKPYQVRLLGKGRKERACPLWPETVQALQNYIERRESSATECPSLFLNTNGKPITRFGLRYIIRQYADKAGETCASIKTKKISPHTVRHTTAMHLLQAGNDISVIKDWMGHADLNTTHGYVEIDMKMKRKVLEGCQPPKAKTPKKGQPKWLKPGILKWLDDLS
- a CDS encoding ATP-binding protein, with amino-acid sequence MSVFGWILHQQEGQFFERKSCCDRSQGKVKLRPVRDVAWDVAETLAAMANADGSVLVLGIEDDSAVSGADYPEDRLKILHSAPKTHIKPAVKARIRENNLDGKQVLLFEVGWSMEAHQLTDCRYLLRIDDKNIPSPAADIEAMKEGSDAVLPKRALSLRRRSPTSILHLSTDLANGRG
- a CDS encoding site-specific integrase, giving the protein RMLPLGVEADGFCKWLHEQGYSRSVMRSHIAKVSQFNWYLRYLGIKDCSEGQELHADRVISRLSSKHGRIFSGHPSAAIRCLMKYLSIRGILRSTAQTPPYEGVLNAYTADLRHHRGLVDSTIKIYRHYLTPFLQSLDGKDILKSLSEVSPQQVHAFFAKHAQGKADTTRGQIHATLRSFFAFCARQGYVAGHLAEAVPKVFRYRLANVPRHICEQSARKLLESIDRSTSAGRRDYAIVLLLHTYGVRGAQIRSLRLEDIQWRQSRIRFRSCKGGKEIIDPLTNAVGESLLDYLRYGRPQTVYREVFLTDCAPVHPMKADNLYIMIAARMRCLGITGPVLGPHGFRHGFATRMLNGGQSLKTIADMLGHRDINSAFIYTKIDFEKLKQLPLDWPEVLS
- a CDS encoding type II toxin-antitoxin system RelE/ParE family toxin translates to MYNLIFYTAERGDSPLDDFLDGIDKKSRAKVAAYLSLLEEQGPNLKRPYADIVRGKIRELRIQYNSNQFRILYFFQMLDHIVLVHGFSKKTQQLKKQDIDLAEKRMEDWMRRFPTGGET
- a CDS encoding helix-turn-helix transcriptional regulator; the encoded protein is MKKGKVRTFQSRLREDMEDPEFKKHYQEERQALKLAMKIAELRDLKGLSQQELAKLMGTSQQAISRIESGEYEGFTLKTLEKIAEATGMRVKIEFVAA